Within Bradymonas sediminis, the genomic segment ACCCCGGGAGTGTTGGCGACATACGCGCCCGACTGCATCGTGATGCCCCGCTGGGGGAGCTCCTCGACGATAATATCGCCGCTGAGCGCCGGCGCCAGCAGCACCTCGCCCGGGCTGTTGGCGGTGAAGGTATTTGTGAAGAAAGACTCCCCGGCGAGCATCGACTTCGCGGCGCCGGCGATCTTGCCGAGCAGGCCGCCGCCATTGCCCTGAGAGGACCCACGCATGCCGGTCGTCATACTGACGCTGGTGCTCATGCCGATCATCGCGCTTGGTTCGGCCACGATCCGCTCACCAGTCTGCAGGCGCACGCGCGCGACGCTGTTGACGGGACGGTACAATACATCAATATCCATCGATTGACCTCAAGACTCGATTCCACATTGTCGAACCGTTAACTAAAAAGAAAAACCCGGGCTCGCCAATAGCGATTAGCCCGGCAACATCGGTGTGAGCCAGCCAGCCAACGCGGAGCGGTTGCGCGTCTGAATATAGACGGTGCCCTGGCCCTGAAACTCCTTGACGAGGCCTTCTCCGGAGGCCAATAGCCCGGTCACCCCACCGCCGACGCTGCGGGTCTTGCGGGTCAACGAGCCCTCGTAAGCGACGATATGACCGTCGTCGACCACATACGAGCCGTTGACCTCAATCGCCTGAATGCCGCCGTAGCTGTTGAAATACAGGTCGCCGTTTCCGGTGGCGACGAGCTTAAACGAGCTAGTCCAGGGCATGATAAACGCCTTAAACCCGCCGAATTTCACGCTAATCTCAACGCTCCCGGTCGACGCAAGATAGGCACCTTTGGCCAGGTATAGTGTCTCGCCGCTGAGCCTTCGGTGGTGGATGTCACCCATATAGGTCGGTGATATCCAGACAGCTCCCTTTTGGCGGGCGTCGTAGTGACTAAACATGACCGACTCGCCGCCGATGAACTTTTTGACCAGCGCAAACCAGAACATCACCAATTTGGCGAAAAAGCCCGTGGTATCGTCCGCGCTCATTTTGGCGCTGAGGTCAATACTACGCGACATGGCGACCATGGCACCCGGCTCGGATACCAACTTCTCGCCGGGCTCAAGCTCGACGCGGAGCATCGCAAAACCGGGTTTATGCGTGACTTCGTGGTGCATTTCACATGCCTCCAAAGGAAGTAGGGTCGATGACCCTACAGTGGCGTACTTTCTATTTTCGAATCGCAGGCAGCGTACCGCCGATTAGTTGGGCGAAGCAAGTTGTTTTGAAGAACAGATGGGAAATACGGCGAATGGGAGTGAGGCTCCTCCCCGCTGATTCGCGCCAGGCATCGCTCACCCGAACCCCACCCACAAAAACACCCCGGTCAGATAGATCCAGGTCGCCGAAAACACGATATGCACGAGCGTCTCGAACCTCTTTCCGCGCCACAACTCGGACGAATACACAAAAAACTGCGCAAATAGCCGGCACCCCCAGAAGATGCCCAGCCCCACAGAAATCATCCGCCCAAGCGGAGTCGACACGAGCTCATCGGCGGCGAGCAGGCATAAAAGCCCCATCAAGCCGACGGTGAGCGCGATAAAAAACGTATGCACATACATCACCTGCCGGTTGATCTGCTGAAGAGGACGAAGGTCATTCTTCCAATCGAAATAGCTGGGAAAGACCGCGTGCACGCAGGCCAGCACGATAAGGAGAACGCCGATCCATTCGAGATGCTGAGTCATCGCGTGGCCTCTCCTGTCGCGATTTTTTTGAGCACAAATGTCGTCACAAAGGGAGTGATGCGAAACGAAGTG encodes:
- a CDS encoding TIGR00266 family protein translates to MDIDVLYRPVNSVARVRLQTGERIVAEPSAMIGMSTSVSMTTGMRGSSQGNGGGLLGKIAGAAKSMLAGESFFTNTFTANSPGEVLLAPALSGDIIVEELPQRGITMQSGAYVANTPGVDIQTKIGGGVTFFGGEGMFVLKATPSAPGQKVVIASFGGIEEMQVDGSMVVDNGHLVAWDSGLDLSLHKAATGWIGSFLSGEGKVFHINGQGRVWIQTRQPIGFGRAIASLLPPRQ
- a CDS encoding TIGR00266 family protein — protein: MHHEVTHKPGFAMLRVELEPGEKLVSEPGAMVAMSRSIDLSAKMSADDTTGFFAKLVMFWFALVKKFIGGESVMFSHYDARQKGAVWISPTYMGDIHHRRLSGETLYLAKGAYLASTGSVEISVKFGGFKAFIMPWTSSFKLVATGNGDLYFNSYGGIQAIEVNGSYVVDDGHIVAYEGSLTRKTRSVGGGVTGLLASGEGLVKEFQGQGTVYIQTRNRSALAGWLTPMLPG